A single region of the Streptomyces sp. NBC_00425 genome encodes:
- a CDS encoding ATP-binding cassette domain-containing protein codes for MTSTDKSAAHGAVIADTVPEPGDGPIVELRGAGKSYGNIRALHGVSLAVHPGRVTCVLGDNGAGKSTLIKIVSGLHQHTEGEFLVDGRPVRFTTPREALDRGIATVYQDLATVPLMPVWRNFFLGSEMTKGPWPVRRLDIDAMKKTADRELRNMGIVLDDMEQPIGTLSGGQRQCVAIARAVYFGARVLILDEPTAALGVKQSGVVLKYIAAARDRGLGVIFITHNPHHAYMVGDHFSVLRLGTMELTASRDQVSLEELTNHMAGGAELAALKHELSQVRGVDVDELPEAKDLTAPVAASDEGKS; via the coding sequence ATGACATCCACCGACAAGAGCGCTGCCCACGGGGCCGTCATCGCGGACACCGTCCCCGAGCCGGGGGACGGCCCGATCGTCGAACTGCGCGGCGCGGGCAAGTCCTACGGCAACATCCGTGCCCTGCACGGTGTGAGCCTCGCCGTCCACCCCGGGCGGGTGACCTGCGTACTCGGCGACAACGGCGCCGGCAAGTCCACCCTCATCAAGATCGTCTCCGGGCTGCACCAGCACACCGAGGGCGAGTTCCTCGTCGACGGCCGGCCGGTGCGCTTCACCACGCCCCGCGAGGCCCTCGACCGCGGTATCGCCACCGTCTACCAGGACCTCGCCACCGTCCCGCTGATGCCGGTCTGGCGCAACTTCTTCCTCGGCTCCGAGATGACGAAGGGCCCCTGGCCCGTGCGCCGTCTCGACATCGACGCCATGAAGAAGACCGCCGACCGCGAACTGCGCAACATGGGCATCGTCCTGGACGACATGGAGCAGCCCATCGGCACGCTCTCCGGCGGTCAGCGCCAGTGCGTCGCGATCGCCCGCGCCGTCTACTTCGGCGCCCGGGTGCTGATCCTGGACGAGCCCACCGCCGCCCTCGGCGTCAAGCAGTCCGGCGTGGTCCTGAAGTACATCGCCGCCGCCCGCGACCGCGGCCTCGGCGTCATCTTCATCACCCACAACCCGCACCACGCCTACATGGTCGGCGACCACTTCAGCGTCCTGCGTCTCGGCACCATGGAACTCACCGCCTCCCGCGACCAGGTCAGCCTCGAAGAACTCACCAACCACATGGCCGGCGGCGCCGAACTCGCGGCCCTCAAGCACGAGTTGTCCCAGGTGCGCGGCGTCGACGTCGACGAGCTCCCGGAGGCGAAGGACCTCACCGCACCCGTGGCGGCCTCGGACGAGGGCAAGTCCTGA
- a CDS encoding TetR/AcrR family transcriptional regulator, whose product MPSSRRTARQADLLERLVALVTAEGFAHLTLDDLAERLRCSKTTLYQLARSKQGLVVEAVKHYFRGATEAVEKRVALTADPSDRVRAYLTAVAEQLRPLSRRFLDDVADFPPAREVYEANTRMAAERVRRLIAEGVSDGAFREVHTAFVGEVAAATMRQIQQGELQARTGLTDAEAYEQLASLIVHAVSS is encoded by the coding sequence ATGCCGTCCTCCCGCCGCACCGCCAGGCAGGCCGACCTGCTGGAACGACTCGTCGCCCTGGTGACGGCGGAGGGCTTCGCCCATCTCACGCTGGACGACCTCGCCGAGCGGCTGCGCTGCTCCAAGACCACGCTGTACCAGCTCGCCCGCAGCAAGCAGGGGCTGGTCGTCGAGGCGGTCAAGCACTACTTTCGCGGGGCGACCGAGGCCGTCGAGAAGCGGGTGGCGCTGACCGCCGACCCCTCGGACCGCGTACGGGCCTACCTGACCGCCGTGGCCGAGCAGCTGCGCCCGCTCTCCCGCCGCTTCCTCGACGACGTCGCGGATTTCCCGCCCGCCCGCGAGGTGTACGAGGCCAACACGCGGATGGCCGCCGAGCGGGTGCGCCGGCTGATCGCGGAGGGTGTCTCGGACGGCGCCTTCCGCGAGGTGCACACCGCGTTCGTCGGAGAGGTCGCCGCCGCCACCATGCGGCAGATCCAGCAGGGTGAGCTGCAGGCGCGCACCGGACTGACCGACGCGGAGGCCTACGAACAGCTCGCCTCGCTGATCGTGCACGCCGTCTCCTCCTGA
- a CDS encoding SDR family oxidoreductase codes for MGLLDDKVVLVNGGSQGVGAAVARAAVGEGALVAVTGRRREPGEALVAELAAAGGKAVFVQADLADAGQARASVAETVAAYGRVDCLVNSAGLTSRGTLLDTSPELFDQHIAINLRAPFFAMQAAVADMLSRAAPGTIVNVITSSAHGGQPFLAPYVAAKAGLMGLTRNAAHAHRFDRIRINGLNIGWTATEGEDATQRAFHGAGDDWREQAAARLPMGRLGRPDEIADFVVLLLSDRSGVVTGSVIDWDQNVLGGLD; via the coding sequence ATGGGACTTCTCGACGACAAGGTCGTCCTCGTCAACGGCGGCAGCCAGGGCGTGGGCGCGGCCGTCGCGCGGGCCGCGGTCGGTGAGGGCGCCCTCGTGGCCGTCACCGGACGGCGGCGGGAGCCGGGCGAGGCGCTGGTCGCGGAACTGGCCGCCGCCGGCGGCAAGGCCGTGTTCGTCCAGGCCGACCTGGCGGACGCCGGACAGGCACGGGCGTCGGTGGCCGAGACGGTGGCGGCCTACGGACGGGTCGACTGCCTGGTGAACTCGGCGGGGCTGACCTCCCGGGGCACGCTGCTGGACACCTCCCCCGAGCTGTTCGACCAGCACATCGCGATCAATCTGCGGGCGCCGTTCTTCGCCATGCAGGCGGCGGTCGCGGACATGCTGTCCCGGGCGGCCCCCGGCACGATCGTCAACGTCATCACCTCCTCGGCGCACGGCGGACAGCCCTTCCTCGCGCCGTACGTCGCCGCCAAGGCCGGGCTCATGGGCCTCACCCGCAACGCCGCGCACGCCCACCGCTTCGACCGGATCCGGATCAACGGCCTCAACATCGGCTGGACGGCCACCGAAGGCGAGGACGCCACGCAGCGGGCCTTCCACGGCGCCGGCGACGACTGGCGTGAGCAGGCCGCCGCACGGTTGCCCATGGGCAGGCTGGGCCGGCCCGACGAGATCGCCGACTTCGTCGTCCTGCTGCTGTCGGACCGGTCGGGCGTGGTCACCGGTTCGGTGATCGACTGGGACCAGAACGTCCTCGGCGGACTCGACTAG
- a CDS encoding Pycsar system effector family protein, producing the protein MTTTPRRNARTVTGPPTEINALIDATRQENARADAKSAALLTVVGIGFTAFSVAGASAVTVPVHGVARWLCVAALAGVCAVAELLLLVVRPVLGKGDVGQRYFATWRRYASAPERLARELSVDEEACRTLIQLSGIVWRKYRLITGAVDLMIVVLPLMAVALSVTLLTRR; encoded by the coding sequence ATGACCACCACCCCCCGGCGCAACGCGCGCACCGTGACCGGTCCCCCGACCGAGATCAACGCGCTGATCGACGCGACCCGGCAGGAGAACGCGCGGGCCGACGCCAAGTCGGCCGCCCTGCTCACCGTCGTGGGCATCGGGTTCACCGCGTTCTCGGTGGCCGGCGCGTCGGCCGTGACCGTTCCCGTGCACGGCGTCGCCCGCTGGCTCTGCGTCGCGGCGCTGGCCGGGGTGTGCGCGGTGGCGGAGCTGCTGCTGCTGGTGGTGCGCCCGGTGCTGGGGAAGGGGGACGTGGGCCAGCGGTACTTCGCGACCTGGCGTCGCTATGCCTCGGCTCCCGAACGGCTGGCGAGGGAACTCTCCGTCGACGAGGAGGCGTGCCGCACCCTGATCCAGCTGAGCGGAATCGTCTGGCGGAAGTACCGGCTCATCACAGGGGCGGTAGACCTGATGATCGTCGTCCTCCCGCTCATGGCCGTCGCCCTGTCCGTGACACTGCTGACCCGAAGGTGA
- a CDS encoding NYN domain-containing protein has translation MGSGCLVLVDGWNHYIAALRCFGYRSAAEFPLDRLALHVAAETGADAVSSAAVVMALPDRNRPEEAPEFHAWRKRLRKLRNYGVHHEPARFSYHQPACTRCRTSLDRNVTCGNCGASNTPAGRRKEKGADIRLASLALRGAWQQEYSTLIVLSQDSDFGPMVQEVKEVHRSQGRRYALYSAFPTCARPDHEHRAVPGTRELRLDSGVYGALIDRPRIHVTDWRAQAP, from the coding sequence GTGGGATCGGGTTGCCTGGTTCTGGTCGACGGATGGAATCACTACATCGCCGCCTTACGGTGCTTCGGATACCGATCCGCCGCCGAGTTCCCGCTCGACCGGCTCGCCCTGCACGTGGCCGCCGAGACGGGCGCGGACGCCGTCAGCTCAGCCGCCGTCGTCATGGCCCTCCCGGACCGCAACCGCCCGGAGGAGGCGCCGGAGTTCCACGCCTGGCGCAAGCGGCTGCGCAAGCTCCGCAACTACGGCGTGCACCACGAACCGGCCCGTTTCAGCTACCACCAGCCGGCCTGCACACGGTGCAGGACGTCGTTGGACCGCAACGTGACGTGCGGGAACTGCGGGGCGTCGAACACCCCCGCGGGACGCCGCAAGGAGAAGGGCGCCGACATCAGGCTCGCCTCCCTCGCCCTGCGCGGCGCCTGGCAGCAGGAGTACTCCACGCTGATCGTCCTGTCCCAGGACTCCGACTTCGGCCCGATGGTGCAGGAGGTCAAGGAGGTCCACCGGTCGCAGGGCCGGCGCTACGCCCTGTACTCGGCGTTCCCGACCTGTGCCCGACCGGACCACGAGCACCGGGCCGTTCCCGGCACCCGCGAGCTACGGCTGGATTCCGGCGTCTACGGCGCTCTGATCGACCGGCCCCGCATCCACGTCACCGACTGGCGCGCGCAGGCTCCCTGA
- a CDS encoding ABC transporter permease — protein sequence MSGTRHAEPAVTTPPVSGPQQSDGRTARRPLALRLLARPEVGVFLGAVAVYVFFLITAPPVREGSAMANVLYQSSTIGIMALPVALLMIGGEFDLSSGVAVITSALTASMLSYQLTMNVWVGVVVALTVSLGIGFLNGWMVVKTGLPSFLITLGTFLILQGVNLAVTKLVTTNVATDDISDMDGFGQARKVFASSFHIGDVQVKITIVYWLVFAALATWVLLRTRYGNWIFAVGGNKESARAVGVPVTFTKISLFMLVGFGAWFVGMHQLFTFNTVQSGEGVGQELIYISAAVIGGCLLTGGAGSAIGPVFGAFMFGMVQQGIVYAGWNPDWFKAFLGVMLLGAVLINLWVSRTATRR from the coding sequence ATGAGCGGGACCCGGCATGCCGAGCCGGCGGTGACCACACCGCCGGTCTCCGGCCCGCAGCAGAGCGACGGCCGGACCGCCAGGCGTCCGCTGGCGCTGCGGCTGCTGGCCCGCCCCGAGGTGGGGGTGTTCCTGGGCGCTGTCGCCGTGTACGTGTTCTTCCTGATCACGGCCCCGCCGGTGCGCGAGGGCAGCGCGATGGCGAACGTCCTCTACCAGTCGTCGACCATCGGGATCATGGCGCTGCCGGTGGCGCTGCTGATGATCGGCGGCGAGTTCGACCTGTCGTCCGGCGTCGCGGTGATCACCTCGGCGCTCACCGCGAGCATGCTCAGCTACCAGCTCACCATGAACGTGTGGGTCGGTGTCGTGGTGGCGCTGACGGTGTCGCTGGGCATCGGGTTCCTCAACGGCTGGATGGTGGTGAAGACCGGCCTGCCGAGCTTCCTGATCACGCTGGGCACCTTCCTGATCCTGCAGGGCGTGAACCTGGCGGTGACCAAGCTGGTCACCACCAACGTGGCGACCGACGACATCAGCGACATGGACGGCTTCGGCCAGGCCAGGAAGGTCTTCGCGTCGTCGTTCCACATCGGCGACGTCCAGGTGAAGATCACCATCGTGTACTGGCTGGTGTTCGCGGCGCTGGCGACCTGGGTGCTGCTGCGCACCCGGTACGGCAACTGGATCTTCGCGGTGGGCGGCAACAAGGAGTCGGCGCGGGCGGTCGGCGTGCCGGTGACGTTCACGAAGATCTCGCTGTTCATGCTGGTCGGCTTCGGCGCCTGGTTCGTGGGGATGCATCAGCTGTTCACGTTCAACACCGTGCAGTCGGGTGAGGGCGTGGGCCAGGAGCTGATCTACATCTCCGCGGCCGTGATCGGCGGCTGTCTGCTGACCGGCGGCGCCGGCTCGGCGATCGGCCCGGTCTTCGGCGCGTTCATGTTCGGCATGGTGCAGCAGGGCATCGTCTACGCCGGCTGGAATCCCGACTGGTTCAAGGCCTTCCTCGGCGTGATGCTCCTCGGCGCCGTCCTGATCAATCTGTGGGTCAGCCGCACGGCGACCCGGAGGTGA
- a CDS encoding acyl-CoA dehydrogenase family protein, whose amino-acid sequence MPATRALPTEEAVELIQLTRTLAAKELAPRVADAEADGAFPRDVFRTLGRSGLLGLPFAEEDGGADQPYGVYLQVLEEVAAVWSSVAVGISVHALSCFPLSRFGTAEQRRRWLPDMLAGELLGAYCLSEPHAGSDPAAMLTRAVRDGDAYVLNGTKAWTTHGGYADFYTVMARTSDDRTHGISCFLVPADAPGLSADPPERKMGLTGSATATMRFEDVRVPVERRIGEEGQGLKIALASLDCGRLGIAAVATGLAQGALDHAVRYARERETFGKPIIEHQGLAFVLADMGAAIESARATALAAARLKDLGLPFTREASIAKLVATDNAMKVTTDAVQVLGGYGYTRDFPVERFMREAKVMQIFEGTNQIQRMIISRALDRDEGGVLTVLGKE is encoded by the coding sequence ATGCCTGCCACCCGCGCCCTGCCGACCGAGGAAGCCGTCGAGCTCATCCAGCTCACCCGCACCCTCGCCGCCAAGGAACTCGCACCACGGGTCGCCGACGCGGAGGCGGACGGGGCGTTCCCCCGGGACGTCTTCCGCACCCTCGGCCGCAGCGGCCTGCTCGGGCTGCCCTTCGCCGAGGAGGACGGCGGGGCGGACCAGCCGTACGGCGTCTACCTCCAGGTCCTCGAGGAGGTCGCCGCGGTCTGGTCGAGCGTCGCCGTGGGGATCTCCGTGCACGCCCTGTCGTGCTTCCCCCTGTCCCGTTTCGGCACCGCGGAGCAGCGGCGCAGGTGGCTGCCGGACATGCTGGCCGGTGAGCTGCTCGGCGCGTACTGCCTGTCCGAGCCGCACGCCGGATCCGACCCGGCGGCCATGCTCACCCGCGCGGTCCGCGACGGCGACGCCTATGTGCTGAACGGCACCAAGGCCTGGACCACACACGGCGGTTACGCCGACTTCTACACGGTCATGGCCCGCACCTCCGACGACCGCACGCACGGCATCTCCTGCTTCCTCGTCCCGGCCGACGCCCCCGGGCTCAGCGCCGACCCGCCGGAACGCAAGATGGGCCTGACCGGCTCGGCGACCGCGACCATGCGGTTCGAGGACGTCCGGGTGCCCGTCGAACGCCGGATCGGGGAGGAGGGGCAGGGGCTGAAGATCGCGCTCGCCTCCCTTGACTGCGGCCGCCTGGGCATCGCCGCCGTGGCCACCGGTCTCGCCCAGGGCGCCCTCGACCACGCGGTGCGCTATGCCCGCGAACGGGAGACCTTCGGCAAGCCGATCATCGAGCACCAGGGCCTGGCGTTCGTGCTCGCCGACATGGGCGCGGCCATCGAGTCGGCGCGGGCCACCGCGCTGGCCGCCGCCCGGCTGAAGGACCTCGGCCTGCCCTTCACACGGGAGGCGTCCATCGCCAAACTCGTGGCCACGGACAATGCCATGAAGGTGACCACGGATGCCGTGCAGGTCCTCGGGGGGTACGGATACACCCGTGACTTCCCGGTGGAGCGCTTCATGCGCGAGGCCAAGGTCATGCAGATCTTCGAAGGAACCAACCAGATCCAGCGCATGATCATCTCCCGTGCGCTGGACCGCGACGAGGGCGGTGTGCTCACCGTCCTCGGCAAGGAGTGA
- a CDS encoding sugar ABC transporter substrate-binding protein translates to MDSSSPSRSRSIAPVVAMAAAVALTLAGCSSSSGGKKSEESADGASAGKASTPQMTVALVTHQSPGDTFWDIVRKGAEAAAAKDNVKLIYSADPNAGNQANLIQNAIDQKVDGIAVTLAKPDALKDVIAKAKTSKIPVVGLNSGVSEWKNLGLMEFFGQDETVAGEALGNRLNTEGAKKAVCVIQEQGNIGLTQRCDGVKKTFKGTTEVLNVNGTDMPSVKSTITAKLSQDKAIDYVVTLGAPFALTSVQSVADAGSKAKIATFDLNKDLTGAISKGTIQFAVDQQPYLQGYLAIDSLWLYKNNGNYMGGGEQPVLTGPAFVDKSNVEAVAAFAAKGTR, encoded by the coding sequence ATGGACAGCTCTTCTCCGTCCCGCTCACGCAGCATCGCTCCGGTCGTGGCCATGGCCGCGGCGGTGGCCCTGACCCTCGCAGGCTGCTCCAGCAGCTCCGGCGGGAAGAAGTCCGAGGAGAGCGCGGACGGCGCTTCCGCGGGCAAGGCGAGCACCCCGCAGATGACGGTGGCGCTGGTGACCCACCAGTCGCCCGGCGACACCTTCTGGGACATCGTCCGCAAGGGCGCCGAGGCGGCCGCCGCCAAGGACAACGTCAAGCTCATCTACTCCGCCGACCCGAACGCCGGCAACCAGGCCAACCTGATCCAGAACGCGATCGACCAGAAGGTCGACGGCATCGCGGTCACCCTGGCCAAGCCGGACGCGCTCAAGGACGTCATAGCCAAGGCGAAGACCTCGAAGATACCCGTGGTCGGCCTCAACTCCGGGGTCAGCGAGTGGAAGAACCTCGGCCTGATGGAGTTCTTCGGCCAGGACGAGACCGTGGCCGGCGAGGCCCTCGGCAACCGGCTCAACACCGAGGGCGCCAAGAAGGCCGTCTGTGTCATCCAGGAGCAGGGCAACATCGGTCTCACCCAGCGCTGTGACGGCGTGAAGAAGACCTTCAAGGGCACCACCGAGGTCCTCAACGTCAACGGCACCGACATGCCGTCCGTGAAGTCGACGATCACCGCCAAGCTGAGCCAGGACAAGGCCATCGACTACGTGGTCACTCTCGGCGCCCCGTTCGCGCTGACGTCGGTGCAGTCGGTGGCGGACGCGGGCAGCAAGGCCAAGATCGCCACGTTCGACCTCAACAAGGACCTGACCGGGGCCATCAGCAAGGGCACGATCCAGTTCGCCGTCGACCAGCAGCCCTACCTCCAGGGCTACCTGGCGATCGACTCGCTGTGGCTCTACAAGAACAACGGCAACTACATGGGCGGCGGTGAGCAGCCGGTGCTGACCGGCCCGGCCTTCGTCGACAAGTCCAACGTCGAGGCGGTCGCCGCGTTCGCCGCGAAGGGCACCCGGTGA
- a CDS encoding adenylate/guanylate cyclase domain-containing protein: MATQLREAFAEPQSREARTVLFIDQVGSTAMKEQQPEASWLPALGWLYDTVTALAVQADPEAEIKYLGDGIMITFDSDRATDAVNVAVSVQEAVHDANQGRTGARGVIDFTCSIGVGTGSVVAFTTPTGGHDYVGTVVDKAKRLCDAASPKAIFVDRATASAANVMKIASRLGIALGRAPEQYQGDVQRAPLKGFDQPVEYYEILWDQQLYGLKSEAVTRNTDRMRQAPSSPPGTTRLPVERSANKRPPSQDRRPGTQDKRPGVQDKRQGALEERHSGEVTCWKPDANFGFVRDSRSGEDFYFRAGHLVYPEDAGESLRVGSRIVFVATGRVDGERNRHAVGILLVDDYAEGTLKLPEGKAHGWLRVQDRLGNGHHVFTSRSAVQRFTPGTLLSFKVAANEKGGLAEEIEEPAEEDAA; the protein is encoded by the coding sequence ATGGCCACTCAGCTCCGTGAGGCGTTCGCCGAGCCGCAGTCCCGGGAAGCGCGCACCGTCTTGTTCATCGACCAGGTGGGCTCGACCGCCATGAAGGAGCAGCAGCCGGAGGCGAGTTGGCTGCCCGCCCTCGGCTGGCTGTACGACACGGTCACCGCCCTCGCCGTGCAGGCGGACCCCGAGGCGGAGATCAAGTACCTGGGGGACGGCATCATGATCACGTTCGACAGCGACCGGGCGACCGACGCCGTCAACGTCGCCGTGTCCGTGCAGGAGGCGGTCCACGACGCGAACCAGGGCCGCACGGGGGCCAGGGGCGTCATCGACTTCACCTGCAGCATCGGCGTCGGCACGGGGTCCGTCGTCGCCTTCACCACGCCGACGGGCGGCCACGACTACGTCGGCACGGTCGTCGACAAGGCGAAGCGCCTGTGCGACGCGGCCTCCCCGAAGGCCATCTTCGTCGACCGGGCCACGGCGTCCGCGGCCAACGTCATGAAGATCGCCAGCCGTCTCGGCATCGCCCTCGGCCGTGCCCCCGAGCAGTACCAGGGAGACGTGCAGCGGGCCCCGTTGAAGGGTTTCGACCAGCCGGTGGAGTACTACGAGATCCTCTGGGACCAGCAGCTGTACGGGCTCAAGTCGGAGGCGGTGACCCGCAACACCGACCGCATGCGGCAGGCCCCGTCCTCGCCGCCCGGGACCACCCGTCTCCCCGTCGAGCGCTCGGCGAACAAGCGGCCGCCCTCCCAGGACAGGCGTCCGGGGACCCAGGACAAGCGTCCGGGGGTCCAGGACAAGCGCCAAGGAGCCCTGGAGGAGCGGCACTCCGGGGAGGTGACCTGCTGGAAGCCGGACGCCAACTTCGGGTTCGTCCGCGACTCCCGGTCCGGCGAGGACTTCTACTTCCGTGCCGGCCACCTGGTCTACCCGGAGGACGCCGGGGAGTCCCTGCGGGTCGGCAGCCGGATCGTGTTCGTGGCGACGGGACGGGTCGACGGTGAGCGCAACCGCCACGCCGTGGGCATCCTCCTCGTCGACGACTACGCCGAGGGCACCCTGAAGCTGCCCGAGGGCAAGGCCCACGGCTGGCTGCGCGTCCAGGACCGGCTGGGCAACGGCCACCACGTCTTCACGTCCCGCTCGGCGGTCCAGCGGTTCACGCCGGGGACGCTGCTGAGCTTCAAGGTCGCGGCCAACGAGAAGGGCGGGCTGGCCGAGGAGATCGAGGAACCGGCGGAGGAGGACGCGGCCTGA
- a CDS encoding Gfo/Idh/MocA family protein — protein sequence MRIGILGLGRIGAFHAETLFGLDAVESLVVADPFAEAAKTAAERFGAEVADSPEAVLAAGVDGVVIAAATDAHPGLILAAVEAGVPVFCEKPVARTMAEGVEVLKAVQGSPVPIQIGYNRRFDAGFVAARAAVQTGELGTLHTVRSTTLDPAPPPAAYVAASGGIFRDCSVHDFDIIRWVTGREVSEVYAVGGNRGADYIKAAGDADTTGAILTLDDGTIAVVSNSRHNARGYDVRMEIHGFTDSIAVGLEDKLPLRSVEPGATFPAGTPHDFFMDRFTAAYRAELTAFTEVVAGTRPSPCTIEDALEAGWIAEACTLSLHEHRPVTIAEVRGA from the coding sequence ATGCGCATCGGAATCCTCGGCCTCGGCCGCATCGGCGCCTTCCACGCCGAGACCCTCTTCGGACTCGACGCCGTCGAGTCGCTCGTCGTGGCCGATCCGTTCGCCGAGGCCGCCAAGACCGCCGCCGAGCGGTTCGGCGCCGAGGTCGCGGACTCCCCCGAGGCCGTACTGGCCGCCGGGGTGGACGGCGTCGTGATCGCCGCGGCGACCGACGCCCACCCGGGCCTGATCCTCGCCGCCGTCGAGGCGGGCGTCCCCGTCTTCTGCGAGAAGCCCGTCGCCCGGACGATGGCCGAGGGCGTCGAGGTGCTCAAGGCGGTGCAGGGCAGTCCGGTGCCGATCCAGATCGGCTACAACCGCCGTTTCGACGCGGGCTTCGTGGCCGCGCGGGCCGCCGTGCAGACCGGTGAGCTGGGCACGCTGCACACGGTCCGCTCGACCACGCTGGACCCGGCGCCGCCGCCCGCCGCGTACGTGGCCGCCTCCGGCGGCATCTTCCGGGACTGTTCCGTGCACGACTTCGACATCATCCGCTGGGTCACGGGCCGCGAGGTGAGCGAGGTGTACGCGGTCGGCGGCAACCGGGGCGCCGACTACATCAAGGCGGCGGGCGACGCCGACACCACCGGCGCGATCCTCACCCTCGACGACGGCACGATCGCGGTGGTGTCCAACTCCCGCCACAACGCCCGGGGTTACGACGTGCGGATGGAGATCCACGGCTTCACCGACTCGATCGCCGTGGGTCTGGAGGACAAGCTGCCGCTGCGCTCCGTGGAGCCCGGCGCCACCTTCCCGGCCGGCACCCCGCACGACTTCTTCATGGACCGCTTCACCGCCGCGTACCGCGCCGAACTCACCGCGTTCACCGAGGTCGTGGCCGGAACCCGCCCGTCGCCCTGCACGATCGAGGACGCGCTGGAGGCGGGCTGGATCGCCGAGGCCTGCACGCTGTCCCTGCACGAGCACCGGCCGGTGACGATCGCGGAGGTACGGGGCGCCTGA
- a CDS encoding GntR family transcriptional regulator: MAKTGAGTRAAQGSALHALHFALDRTSPVPLYYQLAQQLEKAIEQGALAPGDLLGNEIDLSTRLGLSRPTVRQAIQSLVDKGLLVRRRGVGTQVVHSQVKRPLELSSLYDDLEAAGQGPTTRVVRNERVPATADVAAALAVAEGSEVTLLERLRATHGQPVAFLCNYLPPALPDFATERLESTGLYRLLRTAGVTLHSARQTVGARAATAGEAALLAEAEGAALLTMRRTAYDDTGRAVEYGTHIYRASRYAFDFQLLVRP; encoded by the coding sequence ATGGCGAAGACCGGCGCCGGGACCCGTGCCGCGCAGGGCTCGGCGCTCCACGCGCTGCACTTCGCACTGGACCGCACCAGCCCGGTGCCGCTCTACTACCAGCTCGCCCAGCAGCTGGAGAAGGCGATCGAACAGGGGGCGCTCGCCCCGGGCGATCTGCTGGGCAACGAGATCGACCTGTCGACCCGGCTCGGGCTGTCCCGCCCCACGGTCCGCCAGGCCATCCAGTCGCTCGTCGACAAGGGGCTGCTGGTGCGCCGGCGCGGCGTCGGCACCCAGGTGGTGCACAGCCAGGTGAAACGACCCCTCGAGCTCAGCAGCCTGTACGACGACCTGGAGGCGGCGGGCCAGGGACCGACGACACGCGTCGTGCGCAACGAGCGGGTGCCGGCGACCGCGGACGTCGCCGCCGCGCTGGCCGTCGCGGAGGGCAGCGAGGTCACACTGCTGGAGCGGCTGCGCGCCACGCACGGACAGCCGGTGGCGTTCCTGTGCAACTACCTGCCTCCGGCGCTGCCGGACTTCGCCACCGAGCGCCTGGAGTCGACGGGCCTGTACCGGCTGCTGCGCACCGCGGGGGTCACCCTGCACAGTGCCCGCCAGACGGTGGGCGCCCGCGCCGCCACCGCCGGGGAGGCCGCCCTCCTCGCCGAAGCGGAGGGGGCGGCCCTGCTGACCATGCGGCGCACGGCGTACGACGACACCGGCCGGGCGGTCGAGTACGGGACGCACATCTACCGCGCGTCCCGGTACGCGTTCGACTTCCAGCTGCTGGTCAGGCCGTGA
- a CDS encoding SDR family NAD(P)-dependent oxidoreductase, giving the protein MQLENTAALVTGGASGLGAATAQALAGRGARVFALDLKDGVDQAPEVDGVTYVPADVTDPEQVRAAVATAAGSGVPLRTVVNCAGIGPSARILGKKGVHDLGLYAKVIQINLIGTFNVLALASEAIAETEADEDGQRGVIVNTASIAAYDGQIGQAAYASSKGGVVGLTLPAARDLAQYGIRVCTIAPGIVETPMLATVSEEFRASLAAGVPFPRRLARPEEYARLALTIVDHDYLNGETIRMDGALRMAPR; this is encoded by the coding sequence ATGCAGCTCGAGAACACCGCCGCCCTCGTCACCGGCGGTGCGTCCGGCCTCGGCGCGGCCACCGCGCAGGCCCTCGCCGGGCGCGGCGCGCGGGTCTTCGCCCTCGACCTCAAGGACGGCGTCGACCAGGCGCCCGAGGTCGACGGCGTCACCTATGTGCCCGCCGACGTCACCGACCCCGAGCAGGTCCGGGCCGCCGTCGCGACCGCGGCCGGCTCCGGCGTGCCGCTGCGCACGGTCGTCAACTGCGCCGGCATCGGCCCGTCGGCGCGCATCCTCGGCAAGAAGGGCGTCCATGACCTCGGCCTGTACGCCAAGGTGATCCAGATCAACCTGATCGGCACGTTCAACGTGCTCGCGCTCGCCTCGGAGGCCATCGCCGAGACGGAGGCCGACGAAGACGGTCAGCGGGGCGTGATCGTCAACACCGCCTCGATCGCCGCGTACGACGGTCAGATCGGCCAGGCCGCGTACGCGTCCTCCAAGGGCGGGGTCGTCGGGCTGACCCTGCCGGCCGCCCGCGACCTGGCCCAGTACGGCATCCGGGTGTGCACCATCGCCCCGGGCATCGTGGAGACGCCGATGCTGGCGACCGTGTCGGAGGAGTTCCGCGCCTCGCTCGCGGCCGGCGTGCCGTTCCCGCGCCGGCTGGCCCGCCCCGAGGAGTACGCCCGGCTGGCGCTCACGATCGTCGACCACGACTACCTCAACGGCGAGACCATCAGGATGGACGGCGCCCTGCGGATGGCGCCCCGCTGA